The Methanoculleus marisnigri JR1 genome window below encodes:
- a CDS encoding F420-dependent methylenetetrahydromethanopterin dehydrogenase has translation MVVKVGIAKLGNIASGVMGELLLDERADREDMITFMATSGTKLQPEDIERVVSNMKAWGPDFCIVVSPNGVLPGPTQAREDLAAAGIPCIVITDDVTTKKEQFEALKASNFGYIIMKADAMIGARREFLDPIEMADYNGNLVKVLALTGAFRKMQMELDKVIDQVKAGKKGADLALPKVVMTSDKAVDGEFSNPYALAKARAAYEIAQSVAGVNVKGCFMTKEWEKYIPIVASAHEMMRQAMLLCEEARTLEKGVDAVIRKPHKKTGEIVSKTALISKPE, from the coding sequence GTGGTTGTAAAAGTTGGAATTGCAAAACTGGGAAATATCGCCAGCGGTGTAATGGGCGAACTTCTTCTCGATGAGCGCGCCGACCGTGAGGACATGATCACCTTCATGGCGACCTCCGGGACGAAGCTGCAGCCCGAGGATATCGAGCGTGTGGTCAGCAATATGAAGGCATGGGGCCCGGACTTCTGTATCGTCGTTTCCCCGAACGGCGTTCTCCCCGGACCCACCCAGGCCCGTGAAGACCTCGCGGCGGCCGGAATCCCCTGCATCGTCATCACCGACGATGTCACCACCAAGAAGGAGCAGTTCGAAGCGCTCAAGGCGAGCAACTTCGGCTACATCATCATGAAGGCCGACGCCATGATCGGCGCCCGCCGTGAGTTCCTCGACCCCATCGAGATGGCGGACTACAACGGGAACCTCGTCAAGGTGCTCGCCCTCACCGGCGCGTTCCGCAAGATGCAGATGGAGCTCGACAAGGTCATCGACCAGGTGAAGGCAGGCAAGAAGGGCGCGGACCTCGCGCTCCCGAAGGTCGTCATGACCTCCGACAAGGCGGTCGACGGCGAGTTCAGCAACCCCTACGCGCTCGCGAAGGCCCGTGCGGCCTACGAGATCGCACAGTCGGTTGCAGGCGTCAACGTCAAGGGCTGCTTCATGACGAAGGAGTGGGAGAAGTACATCCCGATCGTCGCGAGCGCCCACGAGATGATGCGCCAGGCCATGCTCCTCTGCGAGGAAGCACGCACCCTCGAGAAGGGTGTCGACGCGGTTATCAGGAAGCCCCACAAGAAGACCGGCGAGATCGTCTCGAAGACCGCCCTCATCAGCAAGCCCGAGTAA
- a CDS encoding galactose-1-phosphate uridylyltransferase — MFTTREILTERGILQYRRESLTGIRCRISPVRVERQIDTVPAMPSSREGCPFCPDAIDSSTPTFEDGSRLRCGESVTFPNLYPFAGRHVVTVITPDHGPGRFDARCLADAISGTATALARTPGYASINWNNLPSAGASIVHPHLQGIADAEPTRLAELYISGGRRYLADRGRLYWDDLVERERCSERFLFENEIFWSANPVPLGEREVRGILPISTLEELEPYIEPLADGILRVVDFYRSLGTHAFNASIFFDAPGTAGQGHRAFCSIIARLNPNTFSMCDSAFMERLHLEPVILTLPEDLGALFRAKS, encoded by the coding sequence ATGTTCACCACCCGTGAGATCCTGACGGAGCGGGGGATTCTCCAGTACCGGCGGGAATCTCTCACGGGCATCCGGTGCCGGATCAGTCCCGTCCGGGTCGAGAGGCAGATCGATACCGTTCCTGCCATGCCTTCATCCCGCGAAGGCTGCCCCTTCTGCCCCGATGCGATAGATTCCTCCACCCCGACGTTCGAGGACGGCAGCCGGCTCCGGTGCGGGGAGAGCGTGACGTTCCCTAACCTCTACCCGTTCGCCGGGCGTCACGTGGTTACGGTGATCACGCCCGATCACGGGCCCGGCCGGTTCGACGCGAGGTGTCTCGCCGATGCCATATCCGGCACGGCAACGGCCCTCGCTCGAACTCCTGGATATGCAAGCATCAACTGGAATAATCTCCCATCGGCCGGTGCGAGCATCGTCCACCCGCACCTGCAGGGCATCGCCGATGCAGAGCCCACCCGCCTTGCGGAGCTCTACATCTCCGGCGGTCGCCGCTATCTCGCCGATCGCGGCCGTCTCTACTGGGACGATCTCGTAGAGCGCGAACGCTGCTCGGAGCGTTTTCTCTTCGAGAACGAGATCTTCTGGTCGGCAAACCCCGTCCCGCTCGGCGAGCGTGAGGTGCGGGGAATCCTCCCGATATCGACGCTTGAGGAACTCGAACCATATATCGAGCCACTGGCCGACGGAATCCTCCGTGTCGTCGACTTTTACCGGAGCCTCGGCACGCACGCCTTCAACGCCTCGATCTTCTTTGATGCCCCCGGAACAGCCGGGCAGGGCCATCGTGCTTTCTGCTCCATCATCGCACGGTTAAACCCGAACACCTTCTCCATGTGCGACTCGGCGTTCATGGAGCGGCTGCACCTGGAACCGGTCATCCTGACACTCCCCGAAGACCTGGGCGCGCTCTTCCGGGCGAAAAGTTGA
- a CDS encoding aldehyde dehydrogenase family protein → MTEPRGFLVGGEWRTSTDILDVRFPYTGEVVGRVCLAGSDDVEDALRCAERGFSLTRRLPAHRRSEILYNLADLIRERSAELTGTIMLEAGKTRALAESEVVRARETIEVSAEEARRIDGTILPLDWNAAGEGRVGCLRRFPLGPVLAITPFNFPLNLACHKLGPAIGAGDSVVLKPASATPISSLMLGEMALDAGIPPEAVSVVPCHTDLAERMVRDDRVACVSFTGSPAVGWHLREIAGRKRVGLELGGNAAVVVHEDADIPFAAGRIVAGAFSNAGQTCIAVQRVYLHRPIYEEALALLVERARALTTGDPREPGTDVGPMISAPAAETAFAKVEDAIAGGAKVLVGGTRDGPLFKPTILVDTTPDMAVNRTEVFAPVVTVAPYETFEEAIAFANDTEYGLQAGIFTHDSRRIAQAFEELRVGGLVVNDISTFRMDHAPYGGVRGSGIGREGPKYAIEEMTEERMMIFSP, encoded by the coding sequence ATGACAGAGCCGCGCGGATTCCTGGTCGGTGGAGAATGGCGAACAAGCACCGATATCCTGGACGTCCGGTTCCCCTACACGGGGGAGGTTGTCGGCCGGGTCTGCCTTGCCGGGAGCGACGACGTTGAGGACGCCCTCCGTTGTGCAGAACGCGGGTTCTCCCTCACCCGCCGCCTTCCGGCTCACCGCCGCTCTGAGATCCTCTACAACCTCGCCGATCTCATCCGGGAACGGTCCGCCGAACTTACCGGGACGATCATGCTCGAAGCGGGGAAGACCCGCGCTCTCGCCGAAAGCGAGGTCGTGCGTGCACGGGAGACGATCGAGGTCTCCGCCGAGGAAGCGCGCCGGATCGACGGCACGATCCTTCCCCTCGACTGGAACGCGGCCGGGGAAGGGAGGGTCGGCTGCCTTCGCCGGTTCCCGCTCGGCCCGGTGCTCGCGATCACGCCGTTCAACTTCCCGCTCAACCTTGCCTGCCACAAACTGGGACCGGCCATCGGCGCTGGGGACTCCGTCGTCCTCAAACCTGCGTCGGCCACCCCGATCTCTTCGCTGATGCTCGGTGAGATGGCTCTTGATGCCGGCATCCCGCCCGAAGCGGTCAGCGTCGTCCCCTGCCACACCGATCTTGCGGAGCGGATGGTGCGGGACGACCGGGTCGCCTGCGTGAGTTTCACCGGGAGCCCGGCTGTCGGGTGGCACCTCCGGGAGATCGCCGGACGGAAACGCGTCGGGCTGGAACTTGGCGGCAACGCGGCCGTGGTCGTTCACGAAGATGCCGACATCCCCTTCGCGGCTGGCCGCATCGTTGCCGGCGCCTTCTCGAACGCCGGCCAGACCTGCATCGCGGTGCAGCGGGTCTACCTTCACCGCCCGATCTACGAGGAGGCGCTCGCGCTGCTCGTCGAGCGGGCCCGCGCCCTTACCACCGGCGACCCGCGCGAGCCCGGCACCGACGTGGGGCCGATGATCTCGGCGCCTGCCGCGGAGACGGCGTTTGCAAAGGTCGAGGACGCCATCGCAGGCGGCGCGAAGGTGCTCGTCGGCGGAACCCGCGACGGCCCACTTTTCAAGCCGACGATCCTTGTCGACACGACACCGGATATGGCGGTGAACCGGACCGAGGTCTTCGCCCCGGTGGTGACGGTCGCCCCCTACGAGACCTTCGAAGAAGCGATAGCGTTCGCGAACGACACCGAATACGGGCTGCAGGCGGGCATCTTCACCCACGATTCCCGGAGGATCGCGCAGGCGTTTGAGGAACTCCGGGTCGGCGGCCTGGTGGTCAACGACATCTCGACGTTCCGGATGGACCACGCCCCCTACGGCGGGGTCAGGGGTTCGGGCATCGGGCGCGAGGGGCCGAAGTACGCAATCGAGGAGATGACCGAAGAGCGGATGATGATCTTTTCGCCGTAG
- a CDS encoding tubulin/FtsZ family protein, with protein sequence MRVLTIGLGGAGSRVVDQLYDHDRRSRVYCMSAVAIDIDPNSLLQLRHLPDPARIFFPRVDISDYAHVTDVIDIEEVMTRLQSLDTMEIDAILFCCGLGGSVIDIAPLIIDEIRKSYVEPIFALAILPCLEEGKRVSAKAADDLDVLQELVDAVILFDNETWSQKIKAATAAAEAENTGVIGQLRQFPIGSDPRTHYSMLNERIARQIGLLLRAGEFNESGLDVAEVVLDAGEVLNTLKGNGFVAVGYATERLPTGLLNVLHRRQSLKDFIQGSQEKAARIISLAKKAVYEDVSVPCDLTSADKALVLIAGPSAELSMKGFQTVRKWIDRSIAGLEMRSGDYPVKNTSFVGIIIVLSGITNIPRVEELRDIRTEYQLECEEERLRAEEEVRLREEEAARATGAAPQVPDDEGARGFASPLESAYLEEIEYMAGPTTPEKDEMITLPGSGGSGRKRKDDTIDMLPKAEAKQDEGPVVLPPKPGGKEIDLTGSASITSSVPAPKNATFGLKGISIEKTGPKDDAVTYSTSLKPVQRPKEGALSADAGTLDRGIQRPKEGAFTGDHVTLGNGMQRPKDGLFEEAGLHVREGMPLPKDGSLDQNSRGFARSGPRPKDVGPSRGKLEVIDTAARQKNRNEEKEPDDDTDDGITWIQ encoded by the coding sequence ATGCGAGTGCTGACGATAGGGTTGGGCGGCGCCGGCTCAAGGGTTGTGGATCAACTCTACGACCACGACCGGCGTAGCAGAGTCTACTGCATGAGTGCGGTAGCGATCGATATCGACCCAAACTCCCTGCTGCAACTCCGCCATCTCCCGGACCCCGCACGGATCTTCTTCCCGCGGGTAGATATCTCGGATTACGCTCATGTCACGGATGTGATCGATATCGAGGAGGTGATGACCCGCCTCCAGAGTCTGGATACGATGGAGATCGACGCCATCCTCTTCTGCTGCGGGCTCGGGGGCAGCGTCATCGATATTGCACCGCTCATCATCGACGAGATCCGGAAGTCCTACGTGGAGCCGATCTTCGCTCTTGCCATACTGCCGTGCCTGGAGGAAGGGAAGCGGGTCTCGGCCAAGGCCGCCGACGACCTCGACGTGCTCCAGGAACTCGTCGATGCCGTCATCCTCTTCGACAACGAGACCTGGTCGCAGAAGATCAAGGCGGCCACCGCTGCAGCCGAGGCCGAGAACACCGGCGTCATCGGCCAGCTGCGCCAGTTCCCCATAGGGTCGGACCCGAGAACACACTACAGTATGCTCAACGAGAGGATTGCGCGCCAGATCGGCCTTCTTCTTCGCGCCGGAGAATTCAACGAGTCCGGGCTCGACGTCGCCGAGGTCGTTCTGGATGCCGGGGAAGTCCTCAACACCCTGAAAGGAAACGGTTTCGTCGCCGTCGGCTACGCCACGGAGCGACTGCCAACCGGATTGCTGAACGTCCTCCACCGGCGACAGTCGCTGAAAGACTTCATTCAGGGTTCGCAGGAGAAGGCCGCCCGGATCATCTCCCTCGCCAAAAAAGCGGTCTATGAAGACGTATCGGTCCCCTGCGACCTCACGAGCGCCGACAAGGCACTGGTGCTGATCGCCGGGCCTTCGGCCGAACTCTCGATGAAGGGGTTCCAGACCGTTCGAAAGTGGATCGATCGGAGCATCGCCGGGCTCGAGATGCGGTCGGGCGACTATCCGGTGAAGAACACGTCGTTCGTGGGGATCATCATCGTGCTCTCGGGGATCACCAACATCCCCCGGGTCGAGGAACTCCGGGACATCCGGACGGAATACCAGCTTGAATGCGAGGAAGAACGGTTGAGGGCGGAAGAAGAGGTGCGGCTGCGCGAAGAGGAGGCGGCACGGGCAACCGGTGCCGCCCCCCAGGTGCCGGATGACGAGGGTGCCCGGGGCTTTGCCTCGCCTCTTGAGTCGGCATATCTCGAGGAGATCGAATACATGGCGGGACCAACCACACCGGAGAAGGATGAGATGATCACGCTCCCGGGCAGCGGCGGGAGCGGTCGGAAGCGCAAGGACGATACCATCGATATGCTCCCGAAAGCCGAGGCGAAGCAGGATGAAGGGCCCGTCGTCCTTCCCCCAAAGCCGGGCGGGAAGGAGATCGATCTCACCGGGTCGGCCTCGATCACCTCGTCGGTGCCCGCCCCGAAGAACGCTACCTTCGGCCTCAAAGGAATCAGTATCGAAAAGACAGGCCCAAAAGACGATGCGGTAACATATTCCACATCCTTAAAACCCGTGCAGCGACCGAAAGAAGGGGCGCTTTCTGCAGATGCGGGCACCCTGGACCGCGGGATACAGCGGCCGAAAGAAGGGGCGTTCACCGGCGATCACGTTACGCTCGGCAACGGGATGCAGCGGCCGAAGGACGGCCTCTTCGAGGAAGCCGGCCTGCACGTGCGTGAAGGGATGCCCTTACCGAAGGACGGGTCGCTGGACCAGAACAGCCGGGGATTTGCCAGATCAGGTCCCCGCCCGAAGGATGTCGGTCCCTCGCGCGGAAAACTCGAGGTGATCGACACGGCCGCCCGGCAGAAGAACCGAAACGAAGAGAAGGAACCGGACGACGACACGGACGACGGGATCACCTGGATCCAGTAG
- a CDS encoding Tfx family DNA-binding protein, translating to MKQGLLTDRQKEVLRYRKKGLTQQQIAEIIHTSKANVCTIEKAALENISRARETLEFLYTLDAVHLCTLESGLDLLKAPEYIYAEAEKQGLKVKYDTISLINRLRDANPERFRGRQVREDVEIYINKDGDLYFG from the coding sequence ATGAAACAAGGTCTGCTCACCGATCGCCAGAAGGAAGTGTTGCGCTACCGGAAGAAAGGGCTGACGCAACAGCAGATTGCGGAGATCATCCACACCTCAAAAGCCAATGTCTGCACCATCGAAAAAGCTGCTCTCGAGAACATCTCGCGTGCACGCGAGACGCTTGAATTCCTCTACACCCTCGACGCCGTGCATCTCTGTACGCTTGAAAGCGGTCTCGACCTGCTCAAGGCGCCGGAGTACATCTATGCCGAAGCCGAGAAGCAGGGATTGAAAGTCAAATACGACACGATCTCGCTCATAAACCGGCTCCGGGATGCAAACCCCGAGCGGTTCAGGGGGAGGCAGGTCCGCGAGGATGTTGAGATCTATATCAACAAAGACGGCGATCTCTACTTCGGGTGA
- the rpl4p gene encoding 50S ribosomal protein L4, with product MKAQVRTLTGEIAHEIDLPEIFREEYRPDLIKRAVLALQSTRFQPHGTNPYAGMRTSAESWGSGRGAAQVPRLKNGSRVARVPQATGGRAAHPPKVEKILVKEINRKEKRKALRSAVAASTYPDLVRERGHLFEGDLPLVFEDRFEEVTRTGDVIAALTALGVYADVERAKGSRKVRAGRGTMRGRRYKQRKSVLIVTGGEPLRAARNLAGVDAVAVDQLNAELLAPGTQAGRLTIWTESAIRRLEEFS from the coding sequence ATGAAGGCACAGGTTCGAACACTGACAGGCGAGATCGCCCACGAGATCGATCTCCCGGAGATCTTTAGAGAAGAATACAGGCCCGACCTGATTAAGCGGGCAGTCCTCGCGCTCCAGAGCACCCGGTTTCAGCCGCACGGAACAAACCCCTATGCGGGCATGCGCACCTCCGCAGAGTCCTGGGGCAGCGGCCGGGGTGCCGCGCAGGTCCCCCGCCTGAAGAACGGCAGCAGGGTGGCCAGGGTTCCGCAGGCAACCGGCGGGCGTGCAGCGCATCCGCCGAAGGTCGAGAAGATCCTCGTCAAAGAGATCAACAGAAAAGAGAAGCGCAAAGCGCTCAGGTCCGCCGTCGCCGCCAGCACGTACCCCGACCTTGTCAGGGAACGCGGGCACCTCTTCGAGGGCGACCTCCCGCTGGTCTTCGAGGACCGGTTTGAAGAGGTCACCCGTACGGGCGACGTCATCGCGGCGCTCACCGCGCTCGGTGTCTATGCCGACGTCGAGCGGGCGAAGGGCAGCCGGAAGGTCCGTGCAGGGCGCGGCACCATGCGGGGCCGCCGCTACAAGCAGCGCAAGAGCGTTCTCATCGTCACCGGCGGCGAACCGCTCCGGGCAGCCCGGAACCTTGCGGGCGTCGATGCCGTGGCGGTTGACCAGCTCAACGCCGAACTGCTGGCACCCGGCACGCAGGCAGGACGGCTGACGATCTGGACGGAATCTGCAATCAGGAGACTGGAGGAGTTCTCATGA
- a CDS encoding 50S ribosomal protein L3 codes for MPKINRPRRGSLAYSPRKRAKSPVPRYGSWPEYTGAPAVQGFAGYKVGMTHVIMVDDHKSSPTEGKDVMVPVTVVEVPPMRVAGVRAYGEDTYGKHALTEAWTTDLDEELSRRINVPKNHDTAAALEAVKAAVGEGKVSELYALAYTRPMELTGVPKKVPDLMEMRIAGGSLEDQIAYAAEILGKEITISGNLEVGEYVDVTAVTTGKGTEGPVKRWGVQVRKRKHSRGGKKRHIGNLGPWHPHHVRWQVPQMGQMGYQQRTEFNKRILKIGADGDEITPAGGFLHYGLVRGPYVLIKGSVPGPNKRLVRIRSAIRQGEHTVRTPAINFVSVQSQQG; via the coding sequence ATGCCGAAGATAAACAGACCACGCAGAGGATCCCTCGCATACAGCCCGAGAAAACGGGCAAAAAGCCCGGTTCCGCGCTACGGCTCATGGCCGGAGTACACGGGAGCCCCGGCCGTGCAGGGATTCGCAGGGTACAAGGTGGGAATGACCCACGTCATCATGGTCGATGACCACAAGAGCAGCCCCACCGAAGGCAAGGACGTGATGGTGCCGGTGACCGTGGTTGAGGTTCCGCCCATGCGGGTGGCCGGCGTGCGCGCATACGGTGAAGATACCTACGGAAAGCACGCGCTGACCGAAGCGTGGACGACCGATCTCGACGAGGAATTGTCCCGCCGGATCAACGTCCCGAAGAACCACGACACCGCCGCTGCCCTCGAAGCCGTCAAGGCTGCCGTCGGCGAAGGCAAGGTCTCGGAACTCTACGCTCTGGCCTACACCCGGCCGATGGAGCTCACCGGCGTCCCGAAGAAGGTCCCCGACCTGATGGAGATGCGGATCGCCGGCGGAAGCCTCGAAGACCAGATCGCCTACGCTGCCGAGATCCTCGGAAAGGAGATCACGATCTCCGGGAACCTCGAGGTCGGCGAGTACGTCGACGTGACCGCCGTCACCACCGGTAAGGGCACGGAAGGTCCCGTCAAGCGGTGGGGCGTCCAGGTCCGGAAGCGGAAACATTCCCGCGGCGGCAAGAAACGGCACATCGGCAACCTCGGTCCCTGGCATCCGCACCACGTCAGGTGGCAGGTGCCCCAGATGGGCCAGATGGGTTACCAGCAGCGCACCGAGTTCAACAAGCGGATCTTAAAGATCGGCGCCGACGGCGACGAGATAACGCCGGCAGGCGGGTTCCTGCACTACGGTCTCGTGCGCGGGCCCTACGTGCTGATCAAGGGTTCCGTCCCGGGGCCGAACAAGCGGCTGGTCCGGATACGGTCCGCGATACGGCAGGGTGAACACACCGTTCGCACGCCGGCGATCAATTTCGTCAGCGTGCAGAGCCAGCAGGGGTGA
- a CDS encoding 5,10-methylenetetrahydromethanopterin reductase: protein MRCIALTTYGIEFVPGAINVKQVVNYTKLAESKDIDYAWITNHYNNRHAYPTLAMIAANTDSIKMGPGIMNTFTDTPAAIASFMATLNEISDGRAVLGIGPGDLSTLPKLAIDPVKPVGHLKEGVEQIRKLLAGEEVKKSGNLEFFDYDGAKLTGVTLPGKKGIPVYIGAQGPKVLELAGTIGDGALINASNPKDFDVAIPIIKKAMEAVDKKKFDVGAYTAMSIDRDEKKARNAAKIVAAFIAAGSPPALLQRHNLNLDNVAKIKEALGRFDFKTVGGLVGDAEIDAFTIAGTPDMVKQKCEDLTKAGVTQIIFGSPLGPDMTNSIRLLGKYIV, encoded by the coding sequence ATGAGGTGTATAGCCTTGACTACATATGGAATTGAATTTGTGCCCGGAGCAATCAACGTCAAGCAGGTGGTGAATTACACCAAGCTTGCAGAGTCGAAGGATATCGACTACGCTTGGATCACCAACCACTACAACAACCGTCATGCCTACCCGACCCTCGCCATGATCGCGGCAAACACTGACTCGATCAAGATGGGACCGGGTATCATGAACACGTTCACCGACACCCCGGCAGCCATTGCATCCTTCATGGCTACCTTGAACGAGATCTCCGACGGACGTGCCGTCCTCGGTATCGGGCCCGGCGACCTCTCGACGCTCCCGAAGCTCGCGATCGACCCCGTCAAGCCCGTCGGTCACCTGAAGGAAGGTGTCGAGCAGATCCGGAAACTCCTCGCCGGCGAAGAGGTCAAGAAGAGCGGCAACCTGGAGTTCTTCGACTACGACGGCGCCAAGCTGACCGGCGTCACCCTGCCCGGCAAGAAGGGCATTCCGGTCTACATCGGTGCCCAGGGTCCCAAGGTGCTCGAGCTCGCTGGAACCATCGGTGACGGCGCCCTGATCAACGCTTCGAACCCCAAGGACTTCGACGTCGCCATCCCGATCATCAAGAAGGCGATGGAAGCAGTCGACAAGAAGAAGTTCGACGTCGGCGCCTACACCGCCATGTCCATCGACAGGGACGAGAAGAAGGCCCGGAATGCCGCAAAGATCGTTGCCGCATTCATCGCCGCCGGCTCTCCGCCCGCGCTTCTCCAGCGCCACAACCTCAACCTGGACAACGTCGCGAAGATCAAGGAAGCGCTCGGACGCTTCGACTTCAAGACCGTCGGCGGACTCGTCGGCGACGCGGAGATCGACGCCTTCACCATCGCCGGAACCCCCGACATGGTCAAGCAGAAGTGCGAAGACCTCACAAAGGCTGGAGTTACTCAGATCATCTTCGGTTCGCCGCTCGGCCCCGACATGACCAACTCCATCCGCCTCCTCGGCAAGTACATTGTCTGA